The region TAGAAGTAAGTTAGACTTTGTGGCTTGATGCGAGCCAGTTATAAAGGGGAATAAACACGTATGCTACTATCCTTTAAGGGTATTAGTTGGCTTTTCTAGAATGCCAGGGAGCGATACTACGCAACGAACTTAGTTTCGGTGTGAGCAACAGGGGCCGAGGACCACGCTTGTTTTGTCCCCAtggttaaattaaaataaatagaataaaaaaaatatttactaagTTTTTGGTAGCTTTGTTCTCTCATTATTTCTGTGTTTATCCGTGGTGCATCACAATACAGGAACATTCCTGACAAACATGTAAGTAGAGGACCGTACTTCAAAGATAGGTCCCATTAACTGTGATTTTGATGTAAATTTAAAGACGGTTTGTTCATATTTATTATTCGCCAGTAAGACACTAAGAGGACACTAGGACGCACGTAATGAGATTAGCGGGAGAAAGTCAGTCTTTTACCAATAGAATCGTATAGAGAAGCGCTGTGGAGCACCGCCATCACGAACTACAGACTCACCACGTAGTCCACACTGTGTCCTCCGTGTCCGTGTCCGTATCCCCCATAGCCGGCGTGTCCCACGGTGACTGGGTGGGCGGGACCCACCACGGGACCCGTCTGGTGGGCGTACGAGTGGGCGTGGCCGCACAGCGCCTGCTGGCACGTGGCAGCAATCCCCAACAGCAACAGTGCTGCCAATATCTGAAGACAGTTAACGAAGCAAATTATCGGCTTCATATATGAAGGAAAGCATCATGCACCTCTCAAGTAACATATAAGAAAAACCGAAATGGCATACCACCAACCaccttttgtaattatttatttctagacTTATTCTGAAACCAGACTTTCTTTTCGTCTGATAATACTAATTTTTACCCCCAAAATAGTAATGTTACACACAAAATTTTGTCCCGACAAATTCAAAAACCTAATAACCAGCATTATAGATGACTATACACCTCTTTGGAAATCAGCTGGAATGAAGAGTTATAACTGTGACACGTAACTACGTTGTCTGAAACTTATTTAGTAGCAGGCTTTCAAACATCCACACCAGAAATGAACCTACGTCGTCGTTTTAGATCTCATTTGGTGATTAGTTtgcaaaggaaacaaaacaaaacaaaaaatacagtgAACTGCTAAAGATTAAACACGACGTCACACAAGAACGGGCACCCCAATTCACGTCTTAAATGATTTTCCGCTATTCTTTAAGGGGAATGTTATTTGATAAAAGTTGTTCATTACTAAATGAACATGTTTTTGAAGGCGAAGTGTTGATATCCGTATTCTGTCAGCTGCTTATCGATTTTTGACACTTTCCCCAAAATTTTTCCCTGGTGAACTTTCGCACAATTTTGTTACAACTCTTCTGCATTATATTTCTGGTTTGTTTCTATGACTGGGTGCCATTACATTTACACATGCATTCGCTGTTGATGTAACGTTAAATACTACATACATTTTTTGGCAAATATTTTTTTCCTAGATCCCTCATTAATATCTTTAGCAATAATTACGTAATTCAGACCATAATACTGACCTGTACCTCCTCTAGGCGCTTTATCACCGAAATCTAACAAACGAAACTCTGTAAAGAATCTGATTTAAAACATCCGGACACCTGTAAGAGGACACTGACATGGGAATGTCCATCCttggcctttatgacggcttgtcctctgctggggacactttcagtgaggtggcaGAACATTCTTCTTCAGAGAAGGTTGTGATGCTAGACACAGTGGGCTGGACAGAAGTCGATATCCTAAATCCCGAAACTACTCCTCTCTGGTCAGGCCAGATCGTTTCAGGAATGTAATTGTCCACAAACCATCGCCTCACAGCTGCCTCTGTGTAACAGCGTGCATTCTCATGCCGGTACAAACTGTcagcgtctccgaactgttcctctactgtacgcggtAACAATGGTGTAATACGTTTGCTTACCTTCCTCATTTAGAGTCTCCTCAAACGCAATAAGGGGGCCACATCCTAACTTCGGAAAACGTTCTCATACCGTGACGCCACTCTTTCGCACATCTGTTGAGATTACACATGATAGCAGGTAATGCTCTCTGGCAATCGTCAAACCCATACCATTCCGTCGGACTGCCAGAGGGTATAGCCTGATCCACTGGCCAGCAGCGTTGCCCTTTACGCCATTTCAACTGTCGTTTAGCACTGACTAAGATAtttggcttacgaggagctgctcgaccattctgCACCACGCAGTGTCACTTTGCTGGCTGGACTGATGGTAGCATTTTGTAACTCAAGACTGATTCCCTCCACCGCTTTGAGGCGATTTTGTACAACCACCTTGCACAATGCTCGACACAGGAACATTGTTTTGGTTGTGGTGGTAGTAGttttcagtcggaagactggtttgatgcagctcttacgCTACCCTATCTTACGCAACGTACATTCATTTGAAACTTCTTGCTGCATTCAtgccttgttctccctctacaactttcatCTCCCCCCTTTCCTCACACTTCCTTCCGTTTCAAATTGACGATTGCTTCATGCGTCAGGGTGTAACCTTTTAACCTATCTCTTCTTTTAGTCGAGTTCAGCCATAAATATCTTTATCCCCCGTTAGATGTactacctcctccttagttaactGATCTACCAGTCCTATCTACAGCAGTTTTGTCTAGCATTACATTCAAAaacctattttcttcttttctgcagAATGTAACGTGCATGTTTCATTTCCTGTAAGATTTTCTCCAGAGAAACAGCTTCGAAAAAGACTTGCTAACAATTAAATATATATTCACTGTCAACAAACTTCTTTATTTCAGAAATGCGTTTCTTAGTATTCCCAGATTGCactttatatcttctcttctttggccaccataagttattttactgttcttctaattttagtgtctcattccctagtCGAAATCgctaagcatcacctgatttaaatcaacTACAGTCCATTactgttgttttatttgttttgatactcatcttataacctcatttcatgacactgcccattccgttgaactgccctTCCAAGTGCTTTCCCGTCtgcgagagaattacaatgtcatcagcaaacctcaaagcttttatttattctccttgaactttaatgccCTTCTCATACTTTGCCACGTTTCCTTACCTCTTTGCTTAGTGTGcaaattgaataacaccggggatagtccACAAAGCTACTTCGTTCTCTCTCAGCCACTGTCTCCATATAGCGTCTTTCGATTCTTATAAGTGCAGTCTTGTTTCTGTGCAAGTTCTGTataaactttcgctccctgtattgtatccctgctgccttcataatttattccagtcaacattgccaaaagcttttgcTAAATATAGATGCTATAAGCTTAGGTCCGCCTTTCATTATCCAATTCTAAGATAAGATGTAgaatcaacattgcatcgtgtgtTCCTTAATTTCTCCAGTACACAATCTCATCTCTTCCAACGTCGCCTTCTATCAGGCTTCCCATTCTTCCCTAAacaattattttcagtattttgcaacaatgacttagtAATATTAACACCTGTCACCGCAACCTGTCTCGTATTTGTTGCACACGAGGGAACAGTTTTGTCATTGCTGACTCTCCCaaggatcttaataattctgagtGTCACCTACTCCGGAGGcactgtttcgacttagatctgttGGTGCCCTGTCAAACTGTTGTCGCAGTATTGTATATTCATTTGCGATAGAATATTTCTCTTGAGTAAGGACTATCGGCAAATGGTTATAGCTGTAAGCTACAGTCTACTGCTAATAAATGGTCCATGACTGCGTTACCAATGGACGTTTTGAAAATTTCTTAATCTATTAGAATACATCAGTCTACAGTTCTTAACTGAGGACAGCTTAAATGGTGAATACAGTGTGTGTAAGACTGTTTCAAAAAGTCCTACTTAACGTGTCCTTTATTTCTAATATCTACGTCGTCAACACTAATCCTCCTTCCTTCCTGTCTTATCACTTTCTTGCCGAGTATTAAGTTGTGCAGATCCACGTACGATTATCATAAATTTTTGCGAAAATATTAGGCCACAACTTGTTCCTGATGCAATAGTAGAATACAATCTAATATTTCTCTTGATAAATAGTTATAGCATGAAGACCAATTACAAACCAGTCAAGTCAATAACTGAGTCGCCAAGCTGAAGAATATCGCAAAGCTACCATTCCAGCTCACCTGCCCACGGATCATGTCTGCTTGTGAGTTCAGGTACTCGGCGCACACTTAAGGTGTAACTGGTGCCAGTATTGTCGATCGGTGCCCATTTATACGGGCGGTGCACAGTGCGCTACGTATGCCACTGAAAAAGTCTGCTCCCGCTTCTTGCTCCACCCCCGCTGGCGCCAAAGCGTTTCTTGCCACGAGGTGGTGCGTAGGCCCAGGCAAACGGGAGCGGCGAAAGCCCGGGTCCCCGTGGCGGCTCAGATCGTCCGCCCGCATGGCACGCGATTAGACACGGCTCCGAGACGCAGCGACCGCGGCCCCGGACAGTTTCAAAACTCGTCACGGGCGTGCACATATCGGAACGCCCATCGCTGCTACGTGCAGCAATGCTGTGAACTACTTTCTTGCGGAAATACTcaatgttttttctctattaaagcaGTGGTTGCGCCCACCTGACGACTGTAGCCAACCCAACTCTCTTCTTATCGCGCAGCCATTGATTACTTTGCCGTCCTCGTGTTGCTTTCCTACCAAAGCGCTGTGTGTATTGCGAAGCGTCACTCAATGGAGACGATAGTTGTAGAATTTTCTACACTGAAGCCTCTGAAGTACATTCGTGTTCGCATATAAATGAAACACCTTGAAATCACACTCGCGGGAAAAACgtacttctttgtacttttttaagGCTAGATTTGTCTCAGTACTGTTGTACAGCCATGAGTAGATTATTTTCATTACTTATCTTCGCACTATGTCGTGTATGTTGTCGTCTGTACACTGATACATTCTTTAAGTTTGTCCTTggctgtaaactttttttttttttaagtgtttccCCTGGCTTCTGCATCTTTCAGATTTGAGTGTCACTCTCTGACTCTCTAAAATCGGTCGCATGACACCTCCTGTCGTTACGTTattactttttgtaatttcttcacatACAGTTACATAACATAAATGTATCGTCTAAATAATGGAAACATTTTAACCACCGTAGGCTGTCAGTTTTATTCCTTTTATGTACCGTGCATATAAATTGCATTACTGGTCATTTCGGGCCTTAGGTCATTATCAAATGTCAGCAATATAATATCAAAAGTATAGTAAGTAAGTAAGACATATTAGTGAACAACATCACACTTGCACATTATAAACGTTGCTTAAATTACTTACAGGATACTGGAAATAAAAACGTTGGTTTCGTGTTACGTGGGGACGGGCTCGTTCGCACACatgcacatttttttttcctttattgagtttagaTTCCCCCCTGAAAGGGCGGACTGGgagcagcttattacgccgctcttcagcctacagaatttgttttaaaaagaagataatgaaaagtatagttggcgataaaatcggtgacttaaaggtaaaatggcagaaaattctggaacttaaaacataaaacatagggttgatgatgcgaataaaatacgcaggaagtagaaaaataatagacagacaattaaaaaacacagcgacagtctggtttccgttcgcaagagatataaaatgcacacccagcgacagcatgatttctgttcgcaacactgtggaaagatgcacaacactgaacactcactgaaacactgcactaaaaacaatggttcaaatgactctgagcactatgggacttaacatcgtccgtcatcagtcccctagaacttagaactacataaacctaactaacctaaggacatcacacacatccatgcccgaggcaggattcgaacctgcgaccgtagcagtcacgcggttccggactgagcgccttaaccgcgagaccactgcggccggccactgcactaaaaagttggcacaaatatgacttaccacagccgagagcaggtggggggaaactggacagatgacggaaaaaaaagaaaaaaaaggggaacgAGAGGAAaagtgaaagggggagggggggaaggagccaatggaggatgatgaGGATCAATTAAAGGGGAGGGGGACGCCGAGCAGATGTgcaagggagtggggaaggcagaggaggggaatacaaaaggactcgggggggggggggtgagaagggaggtagggagaggttaggtggggagaaaacacaGGGTGGAAGTGGGGAGGAAGAgcgagcccagggaaaggacagaggaaagaaggGGGTTgtagatcagagttgataggagggataaatggagggagagagggcatcatctgggagggggagttgatcaaagtcaccttgggaaaggagatgtagggtgtagagatggagggtaggggggatacaacagtgaagacgtggcagggggcggggatgggagaggagaggagcaaccagggggtgagggggttcaaggcagtGGGAGgtatagaggatgcggatatgcaCATGCACATCTCAAATGTTATAGATCTCTTACAATTACTAATCAGCTTATAAGAACAACTCTTACAAAACGTCATGTAGCAAGGAACCTTACTAACAGATGGCTTCCTAGCCCTTGCACTTTCGTTTAGCAGCGTACCGTATACGTCTCTGCACTCATACATGCACGTAACTGTAACTAAACACGGAAAACGTGTGTTAACAAAGTAGAGCCTGCAGTCGTGTGATCACAGCCTTGTGTACATCACTTTGACCACATCACTACAGTTCCCTATGCCCATAGCTTTGTGAATGCAAAATGACAGGTCTTAGCATGCTCTCTGGTTGATGCATGTTTCCTGTGATTTGTAACAGTTATGTGTATGAATGAGGGCGGAAAAGTACGCACTATGCTCCTAAAGGAATGTGCAAGGGCTATGAAGCTACCTGTTAGTAACATTCACCTTTGTATGTGTGGGAAGGTATCTGTCTCCATGTAACACAAATCAAACGTTTTTAAATGTGACACTCCTATCACCAAGATCATGTAGGTATTTAAACAATTATGGAATAAACAGGCTTAATATTATCTGCGAGATGAAGCAGACATCCTCCGGTGGTTAAAAATACTTCCATCATTTAGACCTTGCTTTTTATGGTGTACATACAACAACAACTTattgaaatatatgtaaaatacagtgtataacagttacatatacacatcaaaaaacgttttgcattaccccagttgccagaactcattaagatagatgttgactgtggatattgtatcacagacacagtccctttgacagccgatcagttccactcattccaccagaaaggaggtacacggctagtgttctCTGTACTTCAACCTTGCCTAGACTGTcgataccgcggttccatcgcctCTGCATTGTTACATCGcgtcagggagggctctcaactgcGACGTCGTCAGCGCCTGTTCAGTcccaacttttacacagtccaattttattCGCACGAATGATGGTgaggaaatgatgaggagaacacaaatacccagtccacaggcagagaaaatctgcggcaaggccgggaatcgaacccggggccccgtgatcccgaggcagcaacgctagccattagatcacgagctgcggacaacagggaaatgtccaggcgtctcggaatgaaccaaagcgatgttattcggacatggaggagacacagagagacaggaactgtcgatgaaattacTGGCTCAagcggcccaagggctactattacagtggatgacccctacctacggattatggctcggaggaaccctgacaacaacgccaccattgattaatgcttttcgtgctgccacaggacgtcgtgttacgactcaaactgtggtcaataagttgcatgatgcgcaacttcactcccaagctggctggggtggccgagaggttctagacgctacagtctggaaccgcgcgaccgctacggtggcaggttcgaatcctgcctcgatgtcattagggtagttaggtttaagtagttctaagttctgggggactgatgaccttagaagttaagtcccattgtgctcagagccaaattcactcccgacgtctgtgAAAtgttccatcttcgcaaccacatcaccatgcagcacggtacagatgagcACAACAACGTGTCGAATGGaacgcttaggattggcatcacgttctcttcaccgatgagtgtcccatatgccttcaatcagacagagacgtgtttggaaacaaagtggtcaggctaaacgccttagacatactgtccagcgaatgcagcaagatggaggttccctcctAGTTTGGGGtaccattatgtgaggccgacatacgccgatggtggtcatggaaggcgctgtaacggctgtacgattcgtgaatgccattgGCCGACCGATcatgcaacgatatcggcagcatattggtgaggcattcgtcatcAGTACGACAATTCGCgtgcccatcgtgcacgtcttgtgtatgacttccgtcaggataacgacattgcgacattgctcgactagagcgcccagcatattctccagacttgaacgctttcgaacatgcctggaatagattgtaaagggctgtttatggacgacgtgacccaccaaccactctgagggatctacgccgaatggccgttgaggagtggaacaatctggaccaacagtgtcttgatgaacttacgGATAGAATGCCACAACGaacagaggcatgcatcaatgcaagagaatgtgctactgggtGGACAGCagtctggaacaccacctctgaagctctcgttgtatggtggtacgacatgcaatgtgtggttttcatgagcaataaaaagggctgaaatggtgtttatgttgctctctattccaattttctctacaggttccggaactctggaaaaaccgaggtgatacaaaactttttttgatttgcatATTTTACTGAGCGCCTAGGAAGCAACATAACACACTCATGAGCAGCTCAATTAGAGACACCTATTCAGTAATGCGTTCGCCTGATTATGGCTCGCAACGCGTTCGGTTTTGGACACTAACAAACACTAAAAGCATTTCGAACTCATAGCTGCCTTCCACTCAGGTTGCACCCCAATGTAGATCATCTTTTTAAAGTAATGTCTTcttgtgtttggtacatagatgatgtctgTCATTTTGCGTAATTTATTTTAgttcgcgcagtcataataaaagCGCAGAGCTGTTCAATGGTtcagtaattttagttaggaaatataacaATTCGCAATAaagattgtttttaatatacaataaatgtataagcagcaaCAAAGTTTCTCATGTAGTATAATTAGTTCCCTTAATAATTCGTTtctgtttaggttgtaatttatatgttaaagatcaTTAAGAGatgctaagatctgcttcaggggatagtcagacagagccaaattttcattttagcgtttattattctgCGTTGTGCACTCATTTAACACCCGCCCGCGGTAGCATCTTGGACGTTATAGGTCAatatgaatatttaatttctgatgaaggcactaacagaagtgtttaaacctgGTCGAAAGACTTAAAATTTGTGACCGAGGGGTTATTTAGTTCAATACTgccaagcatttttttttaattttatgtggtgATTATTGCCTTACGGATTTCACAGTTCCCACCTTTGTCTATACAGATGTATGAGGTTTTCACCTTGTCTCCGGTCCCACACCACTCCGAGGGACACTTCCCGCCTACAAAGCGAGAACTAGTTATCTGTCACAATGCGAATTCACGCATGCAGTACGCTACCCTCGCAGAGCCGTTGTGTGCTGCGCGGCACGGAAGGACGCACTTAGTGTGGACTTGCCTTTAGTCTTTTCAATTATGGATTGGTAATTTCAGAAAGAACTGATTCATTGCTTATACATATTCATGTGAGGAAATTCCCTTCTGTTGATCATCAGACAAACATTCCTATTTCAGTGATCATCGGATAAACATGCCCTCATTCTCTTGGGTTTTTCTGGTTTCAGATAAGAGAGACACTTTCCAAGGTAACACATAAAATTTAGTGAATCAATAAAGGTGAAATTTATACTGCATATCTACTCGTGATGTGTTACTGGAACACTCTTTGTCAAAGTTTTGTAGTTTACCACATTCATTGGTATAATAGAAACACGATCTGCACTTAAAATAATATCTTCATAGTCATCTGTTGTCTTTTGTTCACATCGATTCATCATCAAGAAATACCCGTTGTACTTGCTCAGATTGTGGAAcatagaaacgtccccttagaaaaatttatgaattactgtgctggtaaaccccttacgttatttgattttcaaacagttgagcaaaactgaatgtactcagacatttctctctttacttattctgatcatcactaaactgacacacaatatttttagcgcaaggcaatctgactttcaataatccctacaattaatgtccctgactaacaataacctatacctttcatgaatcttagttactcgaactagtgcaatacagcaagagccaatactgccagctaaataaaagattctaactactgaaggcactaactactgacattcatagttagcaaattaaatattttgatagagaacaaacaatgtatttaccttaatagtgttcaaaaatcacaatatatatatcagttcatgacatccagtcttacaaatttgcgctctctgatgaacacacgtccagataatccgctatcaaaactccaccatctcactgcccccatacaccactgctggcggctcacctccaactgcgcaacgctacgccctgttcacatccaactgcccaacactacaataccaaatactccaacaatgcaaatcagccacagactgcacacagcactctcAGTGATATTCGTACAGAATGCTACATGGCGTTccaaatataaaaacctaaacagcctacttacattaccccctatgctcctcac is a window of Schistocerca gregaria isolate iqSchGreg1 chromosome 8, iqSchGreg1.2, whole genome shotgun sequence DNA encoding:
- the LOC126285399 gene encoding cuticle protein 19-like isoform X3, whose product is MIRGQILAALLLLGIAATCQQALCGHAHSYAHQTGPVVGPAHPVTVGHAGYGGYGHGHGGHSVDYVAYPKYEFEYGVSDGHTGDHHSQKEHRDGDVVTGEYSLKEADGSVRTVKYHADKSGFHPVVYH